In Erigeron canadensis isolate Cc75 chromosome 7, C_canadensis_v1, whole genome shotgun sequence, one DNA window encodes the following:
- the LOC122609169 gene encoding uncharacterized protein LOC122609169: protein MVCGGFHFEIPLISRDNSNWSAVLRSGNSPEKFFVLGGFVLLVVYLLALLIGGHILYWKKPKEQKTIMVIILMPSIYALASYLELHAINSHACDTFFMVLDSIKECYAGLVIGMFLRLLYTYLNINNEKLSQKHVKFILMRRSICNFFPVTLIQGRYFRLNLNNLKYINYWTWQFVVIRFLCSVLMILLQLFEIYPIWLNWAFFFITNLSLSLAFYTVFVFYKAYIIDLPKRTHDQFFFVKAIIFVCFYQGGLLRIFDSMGLIESNLFWNQELQNNLVILEMVILASIQNPAFTQYIYFNDAFILPIQQPVSKPINAVKAPVHSIKQPSPMPELAESLKKSLESCVTA, encoded by the exons ATGGTTTGTGGGGGTTTCCACTTTGAAATTCCTTTGATTTCCAG GGATAACTCCAACTGGTCAGCAGTGTTGAGGTCTGGTAATTCACCTGAGAAATTCTTTGTTTTAGGTGGTTTTGTCTTGCTCGTGGTTTACTTATTAGCACTGCTGATCGGTGGACATATCTTATATTGGAAGAAACCCAAAGAACAAAAGACCATTATGGTCATAATTCTCATGCCATCGATCTATGCTCTTGCCTCATATCTTGAATTGCATGCTATTAATAGTCATGCATGTGACACCTTTTTTATGGTCTTGGACTCCATCAAGGAATGCTATGCTGGCCTG GTTATTGGAATGTTCTTGAGGTTGTTATACACATATTTGAATATAAACAATGAAAAACTCTCTCAAAAACATGTCAAGTTTATATTAATGCGAAGAtcaatttgtaacttttttccGGTAACTCTTATCCAG GGTCGCTATTTTAGACTGAACCTCAATAACCTGAAGTACATTAACTATTGGACATGGCAGTTTGTGGTGATTCGCTTCTTGTGCTCTGTTCTGATGATTCTGTTGCAACTTTTTGAGATATATCCTATTTGGCTTAACTGGGCATTCTTTTTCATCACGAACCTATCACTTTCCTTGGCATTTTATACTGTGTTTGTTTTCTACAAAGCATATATTATTGATTTGCCAAAACGTACACATGACCAGTTCTTTTTTGTCAAAGCGATCATCTTCGTCTGCTTTTACCAG GGAGGTTTACTTAGGATTTTTGATTCAATGGGCCTAATCGAATCAAATCTTTTTTGGAACCAAGAGCTGCAAAACAACTTAGTGATTTTGGAGATGGTTATTCTCGCTTCTATTCAAAATCCAGCGTTCACtcagtatatatattttaatgatgCTTTTATTCTCCCAATCCAGCAACCTGTGTCTAAGCCTATAAATGCTGTTAAGGCTCCTGTTCATTCTATCAAACAGCCTTCGCCTATGCCTGAGCTTGCCGAGTCTTTGAAGAAGTCATTAGAAAGCTGTGTCACTGCTTGA
- the LOC122608392 gene encoding uncharacterized protein LOC122608392, with product MVCGGFHIEFPLISRDDFNRSGMLRSSNSPEKFLVFGILVFLVVLFLVLMIGEHITCWKKPKEQKTIMVIIFMPSIYALASYLELHAINSHACDTFFMVLDSIKECYAGLVIGMFLRLLYTYLNINNEKLSQKHVKFIIMRRSIRNFFPVTLVQFVVIRFVCSVVMILLQLFEIYPIWLNWAFFFITNLSLSLAFYTVFVFYKAYIIDMPTDTYDQFYFVRAIIFVCFYQGGLLRILDSMGLIKSNHFWNQELQNNLVILEMVILAFYQNLAFTHHVYLDDALILPIQQPVSKPINAVKAPIHSIKQPSPMPELAESLKKSLESCVTA from the exons ATGGTTTGTGGGGGTTTCCACATTGAATTTCCTTTGATTTCTAG GGATGACTTTAACCGGTCAGGAATGTTGAGGTCTAGTAATTCACCTGAGAAATTCCTCGTTTTCGGTATTCTTGTGTTCCTTGTGGTTTTATTTTTAGTGCTAATGATCGGTGAACATATTACTTGTTGGAAGAAACCCAAGGAACAAAAGACCATTATGGTTATAATTTTCATGCCATCTATCTATGCTCTTGCCTCATATCTTGAATTGCATGCTATTAATAGTCATGCATGTGACACCTTTTTTATGGTCTTGGACTCTATCAAGGAATGCTATGCTGGCCTG GTTATTGGAATGTTCTTGAGGTTGTTATACACATATTTGAATATAAACAATGAAAAACTCTCTCAAAAACATGTCAAGTTTATAATAATGCGAAGATCAATTCGTAACTTTTTTCCGGTGACTCTTGTCCAG TTTGTGGTGATTCGCTTCGTGTGCTCTGTTGTGATGATTCTTTTGCAACTTTTTGAGATATATCCTATTTGGCTTAACTGGGCATTCTTTTTCATCACGAACCTATCACTTTCCTTGGCATTTTATACCGTGTTTGTTTTCTACAAAGCATATATTATTGATATGCCAACAGATACATATGACCAGTTCTATTTTGTCAGAGCGATCATCTTCGTCTGCTTTTACCAG GGAGGTTTACTTAGGATTCTTGATTCAATGGGactaatcaaatcaaatcattttTGGAACCAAGAGCTGCAAAACAACTTAGTGATTTTGGAGATGGTGATTCTTGCTTTTTATCAAAATCTAGCGTTCACTCATCATGTATATCTTGATGATGCTCTTATTCTCCCAATCCAGCAACCTGTGTCTAAGCCTATAAATGCTGTTAAGGCTCCTATTCATTCGATTAAACAGCCTTCGCCTATGCCTGAGCTTGCCGAGTCTTTGAAAAAGTCATTAGAAAGCTGTGTCACTGCTTGA